A genomic stretch from Herpetosiphon gulosus includes:
- a CDS encoding SDR family oxidoreductase — translation MQQIADDPTQIDQHDRFKSLVAKIYKQGRKAKSDRKRQQIVAHDQQLREQSLLLQQKRGQNSPPLLPSTPTSELQQANHCYICKQSYTSLHFFYHALCPACAELNYRKRQQRAELSGRVAVVTGGRIKIGYQLVLRLLRDRARVIVTTRFAHDCAKRLKAELDSHEWLDRVQIYGLDLRMLPAVEQFIAHLHATEPSIDILINNAAQTIKRPYEFYRPLVEAEYQASNDDQALLVHDQQQHLDWLKHGSNYALLGAGQHVIDHTHHDYDGLPLDYREHNSWSLLLDQIDTRELLEVQLINAVAPFMLNSQLKPLLLRSSFARRFIINVSAMEGQFQRASKTARHPHTNMAKAALNMLTRTSAQDYAQTDIFMNSVDTGWITDENPYAKQQMLQQTQGFYPPLDAIDGMARIYDPIVQGINHADEPLFGHFLKDYAPYPW, via the coding sequence TTGCAACAGATTGCTGATGATCCTACCCAAATCGATCAGCATGATCGCTTTAAATCCTTAGTTGCCAAAATTTATAAACAAGGCCGCAAAGCCAAATCCGATCGCAAACGCCAACAAATCGTCGCCCACGATCAACAGTTGAGAGAACAAAGCCTTCTACTGCAACAGAAACGTGGCCAAAATTCGCCGCCGTTACTGCCAAGTACTCCAACCAGCGAACTGCAACAAGCCAATCATTGTTACATTTGCAAACAATCGTATACCAGCTTACACTTTTTTTACCATGCCTTGTGCCCTGCTTGTGCTGAGCTAAATTATCGTAAACGCCAGCAACGCGCCGAATTGAGTGGGCGAGTGGCGGTGGTGACTGGTGGCCGGATTAAAATTGGCTATCAATTGGTGTTACGTTTATTACGCGATCGAGCACGGGTGATTGTTACCACACGCTTTGCTCACGATTGTGCTAAACGCCTCAAAGCTGAGCTAGATAGCCACGAATGGCTTGATCGCGTGCAAATTTATGGCTTAGATTTGCGCATGCTGCCAGCAGTCGAGCAATTTATTGCCCATTTGCATGCCACTGAACCAAGCATCGACATCTTGATTAACAATGCTGCTCAAACAATTAAACGGCCTTACGAATTTTATCGGCCATTAGTTGAAGCCGAATATCAAGCCAGCAATGACGATCAAGCCTTGTTGGTACATGATCAACAACAACATTTGGATTGGCTCAAGCATGGATCAAATTACGCCTTGCTGGGCGCAGGCCAGCATGTGATCGACCATACTCACCATGATTATGATGGTTTGCCATTGGATTATCGCGAGCACAATAGTTGGTCGTTGCTGCTTGATCAAATTGATACCCGTGAGTTGCTTGAGGTTCAGTTAATCAATGCGGTTGCGCCATTTATGCTCAATAGCCAGCTAAAACCCTTGTTGCTACGTTCGTCATTCGCACGGCGCTTTATCATTAATGTTTCAGCAATGGAAGGCCAATTTCAGCGAGCGAGCAAAACTGCACGGCATCCGCATACCAACATGGCCAAAGCGGCGCTGAATATGCTGACCCGTACATCAGCCCAAGATTACGCTCAAACTGACATTTTTATGAATAGCGTTGATACGGGCTGGATTACCGATGAGAATCCTTATGCCAAGCAGCAGATGTTACAACAAACCCAAGGGTTTTATCCGCCACTCGATGCCATTGATGGTATGGCGCGGATCTATGATCCAATTGTCCAGGGGATTAACCACGCTGACGAGCCATTGTTTGGCCATTTTTTGAAAGATTACGCACCATATCCATGGTAA
- a CDS encoding exonuclease domain-containing protein has product MYTLLDRPLHTIPFVLFDMESTGLDVQIGHRICEMAAMRIQGREIIDRCEFLVNPQREIDPAAFAVNGISAEMVANAPSFGEVWPKVNKLFHEAVLVAHNAYFDIGFLTSELGRINVSPLETPVIDTLALARRYITARRYNLTSLATNLGEKAPSHRAMSDVVALRPVFEHLLDILYRKGVHTLADLLRAQRGLLPGDEESPLIQEISTAMTSRQALMISYRTAGGDPVERRVLPMGLTVEGKRHILHAYCYLRNAQRMFALDRLSIVEL; this is encoded by the coding sequence ATGTATACTCTCCTTGATCGTCCGTTGCACACCATTCCGTTTGTGTTGTTCGATATGGAAAGCACTGGCTTAGATGTTCAAATTGGGCATCGCATTTGTGAAATGGCGGCAATGCGCATTCAAGGTCGCGAGATTATTGATCGCTGTGAGTTTTTGGTAAATCCACAACGCGAAATTGATCCCGCTGCGTTTGCGGTAAACGGTATTAGTGCCGAAATGGTTGCCAATGCACCATCTTTTGGCGAAGTTTGGCCCAAAGTCAATAAATTATTTCACGAAGCGGTTTTAGTTGCTCATAACGCCTATTTTGATATTGGGTTTTTGACCAGCGAATTAGGTCGGATTAATGTATCGCCACTTGAAACACCAGTTATTGATACGTTGGCGTTGGCGCGGCGCTACATCACTGCCCGCCGCTACAATTTGACCTCGCTAGCAACCAATTTAGGCGAAAAAGCGCCCTCGCATCGTGCCATGAGCGATGTTGTGGCTTTGCGACCAGTTTTTGAGCATTTGCTGGATATTTTGTATCGCAAAGGTGTGCATACCTTGGCCGATTTGCTGCGAGCGCAGCGCGGCTTGTTGCCTGGCGACGAAGAAAGCCCCTTGATTCAAGAAATTTCGACGGCAATGACCAGCCGCCAAGCGTTGATGATCTCCTATCGCACTGCTGGCGGCGATCCGGTTGAGCGACGTGTGCTGCCGATGGGCTTGACAGTCGAGGGTAAACGCCACATTTTGCATGCCTACTGCTACTTGCGCAATGCTCAACGCATGTTTGCGCTCGACCGACTATCGATTGTCGAATTGTAA
- a CDS encoding aminoacyl-tRNA deacylase, which yields MGTRTRATDVMCRVTSDFELLSFEATEFTAEEAAEKLNLPLNMLFKTLLTKGEKKGYVLAVVPSDHRLSLKKLADALGDKRVEMAPIEELTRLTGYLKGGVSPLGTRRAMPVVLDFSAFQHSRISLSAGQRGLQMLVAPSHLQQAAKALVADISDNDS from the coding sequence ATGGGAACTCGAACGCGAGCGACTGACGTGATGTGTCGCGTGACTAGCGATTTTGAATTGTTGAGTTTTGAGGCAACTGAATTTACTGCCGAGGAAGCCGCCGAAAAGCTCAATCTACCGCTCAATATGTTGTTTAAAACGTTATTGACCAAAGGCGAGAAAAAAGGCTATGTTTTGGCGGTTGTGCCAAGTGATCATCGCCTAAGCCTCAAGAAATTGGCCGATGCACTTGGCGATAAACGGGTTGAGATGGCTCCAATCGAGGAATTAACCCGCTTGACTGGCTATCTCAAAGGTGGGGTTTCGCCCTTAGGTACGCGCCGCGCAATGCCAGTTGTACTCGATTTTAGTGCCTTTCAGCATTCACGCATTAGCTTGAGTGCTGGTCAACGTGGCTTACAAATGTTGGTAGCCCCAAGCCATTTACAACAAGCGGCCAAAGCCCTCGTTGCCGATATTAGTGACAACGATAGCTAA
- a CDS encoding metallophosphoesterase, whose protein sequence is MAASEADSLPKARPSQRLNRRKIASIIMAWMALCWLIIGSVFYSVVPGGWLSILGLTLLSYIPLLFVARSFGGPVAPSAHLRLWGFRPFWYSQLLLPLMAIGGLVGLIIGLPFHSSGLLGRGLAGGIGLLYLTGIGLAYFGSRRLAVRELTANLPQLPNELAGLKIVQISDTHVGPHTSRRHLRNVVAAIEAAKPDLIVMTGDQVDDYVDDVEPFAAAFGQLSAPLGVVAIAGNHDVYAGWDGVRSGLEAMGIKVLVNQATAFNYRGVRWWLAGTGDPAGTYVAQGREVVAPDIPKTLADVPANEFHVVLAHNPALWPALAQRNVPLTLSGHTHYGQFAIPKLGWSMASAFLEHAMGHYQLEQSLLYINPGTNYWGIPFRLGTKPEVTVITLQPSQTASIVG, encoded by the coding sequence ATGGCTGCATCCGAGGCAGATAGCTTGCCGAAAGCTCGCCCATCACAACGGCTCAATCGACGCAAAATTGCCAGCATCATTATGGCTTGGATGGCACTGTGCTGGCTAATTATTGGCAGTGTGTTTTACAGTGTCGTACCTGGTGGCTGGCTGAGCATCCTTGGCTTGACGCTCTTGAGTTACATTCCCTTGCTCTTTGTGGCACGTTCGTTTGGCGGGCCAGTTGCGCCATCGGCGCATCTACGCTTATGGGGCTTTCGACCATTTTGGTATAGCCAATTGCTATTGCCATTGATGGCAATCGGTGGCTTGGTTGGTTTGATTATCGGCTTGCCCTTCCATAGCAGTGGCTTGCTGGGGCGTGGCTTGGCTGGTGGCATTGGTTTGCTCTATTTAACAGGCATTGGTTTGGCCTATTTTGGCTCACGCCGCCTAGCCGTGCGCGAATTGACCGCCAATTTGCCCCAATTGCCCAACGAATTAGCTGGCTTGAAAATTGTGCAAATCTCAGATACTCACGTCGGACCACATACTTCACGCCGCCACTTGCGTAACGTGGTCGCCGCAATCGAAGCCGCCAAGCCTGACCTGATTGTAATGACTGGCGATCAAGTTGATGATTATGTTGATGACGTTGAACCATTTGCCGCAGCCTTTGGCCAACTCTCCGCCCCTCTAGGCGTTGTCGCCATCGCTGGCAATCACGATGTCTATGCTGGTTGGGATGGAGTGCGATCTGGCTTAGAAGCTATGGGCATCAAAGTTTTGGTCAATCAAGCGACAGCTTTTAACTATCGTGGCGTGCGTTGGTGGCTAGCAGGCACTGGCGATCCCGCTGGAACCTATGTGGCCCAAGGTCGCGAAGTCGTGGCCCCCGATATCCCGAAAACCTTAGCTGATGTTCCAGCCAACGAGTTTCATGTGGTTTTAGCTCATAACCCAGCGCTCTGGCCAGCCTTGGCCCAACGTAATGTGCCACTGACCCTGAGCGGCCATACCCACTACGGCCAATTTGCCATCCCCAAACTTGGCTGGAGCATGGCCTCGGCCTTTTTGGAGCATGCCATGGGTCACTATCAGCTTGAGCAATCGCTACTCTACATCAATCCAGGTACAAATTACTGGGGCATTCCCTTCCGGCTTGGCACGAAGCCCGAAGTCACCGTGATTACTTTGCAACCCAGCCAAACTGCCTCAATCGTTGGGTAA